Proteins from a single region of Aureibacter tunicatorum:
- a CDS encoding DUF922 domain-containing protein: protein MSNILKFKLIIIVSCITLTLSFKYRMNQKHKTFVYWKQIEWNDFKGNQQDLLIKDNYAANISSHIILEEDSVLPQKAHAVMYPYKSSKVDKKKTDYLLNHEQYHFNITEAFARKLNRAIEYDTLASDEKIKVIHQLISHHEKIWQADYDKETEHGRNNIMQKYWEYRIDSLLIECENPNYFNEAL from the coding sequence ATGTCTAATATATTAAAATTTAAACTAATAATAATAGTAAGCTGTATTACTTTAACGCTTTCATTTAAATACAGGATGAACCAAAAGCACAAAACATTTGTATATTGGAAACAAATCGAATGGAATGATTTTAAAGGCAATCAACAGGATCTTTTAATAAAAGATAATTATGCAGCCAATATATCAAGTCACATAATATTGGAAGAAGATTCTGTACTTCCCCAAAAAGCTCATGCAGTAATGTATCCTTATAAATCAAGTAAAGTTGATAAAAAAAAGACTGATTATCTATTAAATCATGAACAATATCATTTTAATATCACAGAAGCATTTGCCAGAAAATTAAACAGGGCAATAGAATATGACACATTGGCTTCAGATGAAAAAATTAAAGTGATACACCAATTAATTAGTCATCACGAAAAAATTTGGCAAGCTGATTATGACAAAGAAACAGAACATGGTAGAAATAACATTATGCAAAAATATTGGGAATATAGAATTGATTCATTGCTAATTGAATGCGAAAACCCTAACTACTTTAATGAAGCTCTTTAA
- a CDS encoding lantibiotic dehydratase family protein, producing the protein MNYINQIIPFSKFIYRVPQFSLSSLSDNYNDLGNYINGFLLNKEFLESLYIASSDLYNELENYDHSNEKINLSFLKYLLRSHVRCTPFGLFAGVGIGDISNKEKSEIILNKTCKYKSHTRVDMGFLSKILDANILSDKDLKTKSQYYPSTSAYTVMNEMRYTEYKYKSDYRKYFLTSVERDEALEHVLNISKKGVKYVDLVSSLVNEYIDEKDARDYIDELIQSQILISELSPSVNGDDLLHQIIIKCQRLLSPKHELVLSLCRVRDRLRMIDSKPIGREISDYEYIKGLLNELNSDDIVNKSIFQSDLYVTSNKAELSISLLDDLKKGIDVLNRLTPYKKDENIANFIEEFYKRYEDEEVPLVQVLDVDTGLGFPVSQDNDISPLVNGIHKSTKNENVTSVSTFDKLLMKKLSNIRNNEIVIDEDDLKEFDSNWERFPDTIYSMIEVVYDENRPLIIMSGCGANSSKLLGRFCYGNEEIHQFVQQMVDKETSMSYNNEVLAEIAHLPQERIGNILQKPSIRKFEIPYLSHSECDEDNTIPITDLYISIRNRDQIVLRSKTLNKEIKTRLTTAHNYYSSASLPIYYFLCALQEYDKKNSLYVSYGEVFSDKIFFPRVRYENIILYSAKWILKRDFFDNILSHKSFLKQKEELLKLLNKFFVPGRVTIGSNDNKILIDFDNDYSIKLFLKEAIKGRQIILTEFLHSEDHSLIINENGEAFTNELILGFYNNTKNGNEK; encoded by the coding sequence ATGAATTATATTAATCAAATAATTCCTTTTAGTAAGTTTATTTATAGAGTCCCACAATTCTCTTTATCTTCACTTTCAGATAATTATAATGATTTAGGGAATTATATAAATGGTTTTTTATTAAATAAAGAATTTCTGGAGTCGTTATACATTGCTTCAAGTGATTTGTATAATGAGTTAGAAAATTATGATCATAGTAATGAAAAGATAAACTTGTCATTTTTAAAATATTTATTGAGGTCTCATGTGAGGTGCACTCCATTTGGGTTATTCGCGGGTGTTGGGATTGGCGATATCTCAAATAAAGAAAAATCGGAAATAATATTAAATAAGACATGCAAGTATAAATCGCATACTAGGGTTGATATGGGTTTTTTGTCAAAAATATTAGATGCCAATATTTTAAGCGATAAAGATTTAAAGACTAAGTCACAATATTATCCCTCAACAAGTGCTTATACCGTTATGAATGAAATGCGATATACTGAGTATAAGTATAAAAGTGATTATAGAAAATATTTTCTGACATCTGTTGAGAGAGATGAGGCTTTGGAGCATGTGTTAAATATTTCTAAAAAGGGTGTTAAATATGTGGATCTAGTAAGTAGTTTGGTCAATGAGTATATTGATGAAAAGGACGCTAGGGATTATATTGATGAATTGATACAAAGTCAGATTTTAATAAGTGAATTGTCTCCAAGTGTTAATGGTGATGATTTGTTGCATCAGATTATTATAAAATGTCAAAGATTGCTTTCTCCCAAGCATGAGCTTGTATTGAGCTTATGTAGGGTTAGAGACCGGTTAAGAATGATAGATTCGAAACCGATAGGTAGGGAGATAAGTGATTATGAATATATTAAAGGGCTGTTGAATGAATTGAATTCAGATGATATAGTAAACAAATCAATTTTTCAGTCTGATCTATATGTAACTTCAAATAAAGCTGAGTTATCGATTTCTTTATTAGATGACTTAAAAAAAGGTATTGATGTGTTAAATAGACTAACTCCTTATAAAAAAGATGAAAATATTGCGAATTTCATTGAAGAGTTTTATAAGAGGTATGAAGATGAAGAAGTCCCATTAGTTCAGGTATTGGATGTTGATACCGGTTTAGGCTTTCCAGTGTCTCAAGATAATGATATTTCACCACTGGTGAATGGAATTCATAAATCTACAAAAAATGAAAATGTAACCTCTGTTAGTACATTTGACAAACTACTAATGAAGAAGTTGTCAAATATAAGAAATAATGAGATTGTAATAGATGAAGATGATTTGAAGGAATTTGATTCAAACTGGGAAAGGTTTCCAGATACTATTTATTCTATGATTGAGGTTGTGTATGATGAGAATAGACCATTGATAATAATGAGTGGTTGTGGAGCAAACTCATCAAAACTTTTGGGGCGATTTTGTTATGGAAATGAAGAAATTCATCAATTTGTTCAGCAAATGGTGGATAAAGAAACAAGCATGTCATACAATAATGAAGTATTGGCTGAAATTGCTCATCTGCCACAAGAGAGAATAGGCAACATATTGCAAAAGCCAAGCATTCGAAAATTTGAAATTCCTTATTTATCACACTCAGAATGTGATGAAGATAATACTATACCAATTACGGATTTATATATATCGATAAGGAATAGAGATCAAATTGTATTAAGGTCAAAGACTTTGAATAAAGAAATAAAAACTAGGTTAACTACTGCTCATAATTATTATTCATCAGCTTCATTGCCTATATATTACTTTTTATGCGCATTGCAAGAGTATGACAAGAAAAATTCATTATATGTAAGCTATGGAGAGGTGTTTTCCGATAAAATTTTTTTCCCTAGAGTGAGATATGAGAATATAATTCTTTATTCTGCAAAATGGATTTTAAAGAGAGATTTTTTTGACAATATATTATCTCATAAAAGCTTTCTTAAACAAAAAGAAGAACTATTGAAACTACTTAATAAATTCTTTGTGCCTGGAAGAGTTACTATTGGCAGTAATGATAATAAAATTCTTATTGATTTCGATAATGATTATTCGATTAAACTTTTTTTGAAAGAAGCAATCAAGGGGAGGCAAATAATTTTAACAGAGTTTCTTCATTCAGAGGATCATTCTCTAATTATTAATGAAAATGGAGAAGCATTTACGAATGAATTAATATTAGGGTTTTATAATAATACAAAGAATGGAAATGAAAAATGA
- a CDS encoding SDR family oxidoreductase has protein sequence MGNQKASINFKSKRNLLVDLLQELADDPGIIDHDDQVKGLISKIYKTARKQRRRKVLDDKTANDLEQIKSTEIFRINDEFAHEEQVKLLGSVVKEQNELMSSKKCYCCKKAYRQLHFFYHQLCPKCAEFNYQKRANTCDLSGYRALVTGGRIKIGFETALKLLRSGAETHITTRFPKNALDDFKRVHDYSLWNDRLFIHGLDLRNIPSVQDFINYLKNQLSSLDIIINNAAQTIKRPYEYYQHLISKEETNYLISNSSSLLPNNDQMKNYFPVGMMDNHNQQVDLRDNNSWSSTLEEVGLMEMLEVQLVNVTAPFLLNSGLKSLLMKSSNPNKFIVNVSAMEGQFNRKNKTVFHPHTNMAKASLNMMTRTSAEDYAGSNIFMTSVDTGWITDENPFPKRERMRNNGFVPPLDIIDGASRVFAPIADGVNKPESIMHGVFLKDYHPTDW, from the coding sequence ATGGGAAATCAAAAAGCTTCAATAAATTTCAAATCGAAAAGAAACTTATTAGTTGATCTTCTTCAAGAGCTTGCGGATGATCCTGGTATTATTGATCACGATGATCAAGTGAAAGGATTAATCTCGAAAATATATAAGACAGCAAGGAAACAGAGAAGAAGAAAGGTTTTGGACGATAAAACTGCGAATGATTTAGAACAAATTAAAAGCACTGAGATATTCAGAATCAATGATGAATTTGCTCATGAAGAACAAGTGAAACTTCTTGGTTCGGTTGTGAAAGAACAAAATGAATTGATGAGTAGTAAAAAATGTTATTGTTGCAAAAAGGCGTATCGACAATTGCATTTCTTTTATCATCAACTTTGCCCCAAATGCGCTGAATTCAATTATCAAAAGCGAGCTAATACTTGCGACCTTTCCGGTTATCGAGCCCTAGTCACTGGAGGTAGAATTAAAATTGGTTTCGAAACAGCGTTAAAGCTCCTAAGGAGTGGAGCGGAAACGCATATCACAACCCGCTTTCCGAAAAATGCACTAGACGATTTTAAAAGAGTTCATGATTATTCTTTGTGGAATGACAGGTTGTTTATACATGGATTGGATCTCAGAAATATTCCTTCTGTTCAAGACTTTATAAATTATCTAAAAAATCAGTTGTCTTCACTAGATATCATTATAAATAATGCGGCCCAAACTATTAAACGGCCATATGAATATTATCAGCATTTGATCAGCAAGGAAGAAACTAATTATCTGATTTCCAACTCCAGTTCACTGCTCCCGAATAATGATCAAATGAAGAATTATTTTCCAGTTGGCATGATGGACAATCATAATCAGCAAGTTGATTTGAGAGACAATAATAGTTGGTCTAGTACATTGGAGGAAGTAGGACTAATGGAAATGCTTGAAGTTCAATTAGTCAATGTCACAGCCCCATTTTTATTAAATAGCGGCTTGAAAAGCCTGTTGATGAAGTCGAGCAATCCGAATAAGTTTATAGTGAATGTTAGCGCAATGGAAGGACAGTTTAACCGTAAAAATAAAACGGTATTTCATCCTCATACCAATATGGCCAAAGCTTCTCTTAATATGATGACCAGAACATCTGCAGAGGATTATGCGGGCAGCAATATTTTCATGACGAGTGTTGACACAGGTTGGATCACTGACGAAAACCCATTTCCCAAACGAGAAAGAATGAGAAATAATGGATTTGTTCCGCCATTGGATATTATAGATGGTGCGTCAAGAGTCTTTGCGCCGATAGCAGATGGTGTGAATAAACCTGAAAGCATAATGCATGGCGTTTTTTTAAAAGATTATCACCCAACAGATTGGTAA
- a CDS encoding MarR family winged helix-turn-helix transcriptional regulator — protein sequence MSDLDDSIKTKFENEKHRFVTNLIFTSNWIKNGFSDFLAPFGISSQQFNILRILRGAGDWVTMNEVKNLMIDKSPHTTRMTTKLLDKKLLERKRCEEDRRVVYVSITKEGLALLAEIDQGGKEQMSFLEKISEEDAKTVNSILDKLRE from the coding sequence ATGTCGGATTTAGATGATAGCATAAAAACAAAGTTTGAAAATGAGAAGCATCGTTTTGTCACCAATCTGATATTTACATCAAATTGGATCAAAAATGGCTTCAGCGATTTTCTCGCTCCGTTTGGCATATCATCCCAGCAGTTCAACATACTCAGAATCTTAAGAGGAGCAGGGGATTGGGTGACGATGAATGAAGTTAAGAACTTGATGATTGACAAGTCTCCGCATACGACAAGAATGACCACCAAGCTTCTTGACAAGAAACTTTTGGAACGTAAAAGATGCGAAGAGGATCGGCGAGTGGTTTATGTTTCGATTACGAAAGAAGGTCTTGCTTTGCTTGCCGAAATCGATCAAGGTGGCAAAGAGCAAATGAGTTTTCTTGAGAAAATAAGCGAAGAAGACGCTAAAACGGTTAATTCAATTTTAGACAAATTAAGAGAGTAA
- a CDS encoding serine hydrolase has product MRFSILFLAITATFFCCKSKATKEVKTQDQYALKLDSLMTIAYERDLFNGNVLVSRHGKIIYQNSFGYVDNKQNKLLHQHSIFNVGSIIKEVNGVAVMMLTEKGLLSLDDPISKFNLKLPAWSEKVKVSHLLNYASGVPCIDTMDSIDDKKAWEIIRGTDTLLFEAGSKFKYDNANVFLQRRIIENVTGQNFEAFVTENIVKPLGMKNSTFDPQENYPERASCFDFNKQKCPEMRFISGWLWLDIHDLHKWITALNTEQLISKSSFEQLLKNPYAPEKSSSLGEYFDDMQLHKHNGISFNFESIFFNDIKNDVVIILVSNQRNQVWDLGHLAHDIILDKEIKYPQKSIYRAIRNESMNNIELGLKKYNDIKNKDSNLYAFDNPSELNKLGYDLIGANKIQDALKVFDLAIREFPENSNLYDSYGEAFYLDKQFEASLENYQKSLELDPKNKNAEEMIEKIKKAKLQ; this is encoded by the coding sequence ATGCGATTTTCAATTTTATTTTTAGCGATCACTGCTACCTTTTTTTGTTGCAAATCAAAAGCTACTAAAGAAGTAAAAACACAAGATCAATATGCCTTGAAATTAGACTCATTAATGACTATTGCCTATGAGCGAGACCTGTTCAATGGCAACGTTTTGGTTTCCAGACATGGCAAGATCATTTATCAAAATTCATTTGGGTATGTTGACAACAAGCAAAACAAGCTTCTGCATCAACATTCGATATTCAATGTCGGATCAATCATTAAGGAAGTAAATGGCGTAGCCGTCATGATGCTTACCGAAAAAGGCTTGCTTTCTTTGGATGACCCGATTTCAAAATTCAACCTTAAGCTTCCAGCTTGGTCTGAAAAAGTCAAAGTAAGCCATTTGCTCAATTATGCCAGTGGCGTTCCCTGCATTGACACGATGGATTCGATAGATGATAAAAAAGCATGGGAAATCATCCGAGGAACTGATACTCTGCTCTTTGAAGCAGGCTCGAAATTCAAATACGATAATGCCAACGTTTTCCTGCAAAGAAGAATCATTGAAAACGTAACAGGCCAAAACTTCGAAGCTTTCGTCACCGAGAATATTGTTAAACCATTAGGGATGAAAAACTCAACCTTTGATCCTCAAGAAAATTACCCTGAAAGAGCTTCTTGCTTTGATTTTAACAAACAAAAGTGTCCGGAGATGCGATTCATTAGCGGTTGGCTATGGCTGGATATTCATGACCTGCATAAGTGGATCACTGCGCTTAATACTGAACAATTAATCAGCAAATCGTCTTTTGAACAGCTTCTTAAAAATCCATATGCTCCCGAAAAATCATCTTCGCTTGGAGAATACTTCGATGATATGCAATTGCACAAACATAATGGCATTTCATTCAATTTCGAATCCATTTTCTTCAATGATATAAAAAATGATGTGGTGATCATTCTTGTTTCCAATCAAAGAAATCAAGTATGGGACCTTGGCCATCTGGCGCATGATATCATCTTGGATAAAGAGATCAAATATCCTCAAAAATCAATTTACCGAGCCATCAGAAACGAATCAATGAATAATATCGAGCTAGGATTAAAAAAATATAATGACATTAAAAATAAAGATTCAAACCTATATGCCTTTGACAATCCAAGTGAATTAAACAAGCTGGGGTATGATCTCATTGGCGCCAATAAAATTCAAGATGCCTTAAAAGTATTCGATTTGGCTATTCGTGAATTTCCAGAAAATTCCAATCTTTATGACAGCTACGGGGAGGCATTTTATCTTGATAAACAATTCGAAGCCTCCTTGGAAAACTATCAGAAATCGCTTGAACTGGATCCGAAAAATAAAAATGCGGAAGAAATGATTGAGAAAATTAAAAAGGCAAAATTACAGTAA
- a CDS encoding IS3 family transposase → MVNKNTQERKKLVDKAHDILSITRQCSLLGIHKSSYYYKSKGESELNLKLMKLIDKQYQKRPFWGVPSMSIWLKKDMDYNINSKRIERLYRLMDLRAIVPGPHTSKGNKQHKTYPYLLESLKIERINQVWATDITYIPVEGGYFYLMAVIDLKSRFVVGWSISNTMDAEWCQETMQECVEQYGVPEIVNTDQGSQFTSEVFTSYLHSKQIRISMDGKGRAIDNIFIERLWRTVKYEDIYLKAYATGNELFVGLLEYFDFYNHQRRHSSLEHKRPRELYFEESNLAFISKAKVSSIPEPVKGINGLPQAQHKPPLTEPDIEIYEALEMRNQKIKLSLTTLRS, encoded by the coding sequence ATCGTAAACAAAAACACACAAGAACGCAAAAAGCTAGTCGATAAGGCGCATGATATCTTGAGTATTACGAGGCAGTGCTCCCTCTTAGGTATTCATAAATCAAGCTATTATTATAAATCTAAAGGTGAGTCCGAACTTAATTTGAAGCTTATGAAATTAATTGACAAGCAGTATCAAAAGCGACCATTTTGGGGAGTGCCTTCTATGAGCATTTGGCTTAAAAAAGATATGGATTATAATATAAACTCCAAAAGAATAGAGCGATTGTATCGGCTAATGGATCTGCGAGCCATCGTTCCGGGCCCTCATACTTCTAAAGGAAATAAACAACATAAAACATATCCTTACCTGCTTGAATCGCTTAAAATCGAGCGAATCAATCAAGTGTGGGCGACGGATATCACTTATATTCCAGTAGAGGGAGGCTACTTTTACTTAATGGCAGTTATCGATTTAAAGAGTCGATTTGTTGTGGGTTGGTCCATTTCCAATACTATGGATGCTGAGTGGTGTCAGGAAACCATGCAAGAATGCGTTGAACAATATGGAGTTCCTGAAATAGTCAATACCGACCAAGGCAGCCAATTTACCAGCGAAGTATTCACCTCTTATTTACACTCAAAGCAAATACGAATCAGCATGGATGGTAAAGGACGGGCGATCGATAATATATTTATCGAAAGACTATGGAGAACCGTAAAATATGAAGATATTTACCTTAAAGCTTACGCGACAGGAAATGAACTATTCGTAGGCTTGCTCGAGTATTTTGATTTTTACAATCACCAAAGAAGACATAGTTCATTGGAGCACAAGCGACCTAGAGAACTCTACTTTGAAGAATCGAATTTGGCTTTTATCTCAAAAGCAAAGGTAAGTTCAATACCAGAACCCGTCAAGGGTATAAACGGCTTGCCGCAGGCGCAACACAAGCCGCCCTTGACAGAACCTGATATTGAAATTTATGAAGCTCTTGAAATGAGAAACCAAAAAATAAAATTAAGTTTAACTACTTTGCGGTCCTAA
- a CDS encoding LytTR family DNA-binding domain-containing protein — translation MFIGLSEKKIVIVDNDYNNYNIFLDEIICAYYDDEKITIETVDKVINYSLTDESKVIFNQMTFSNSLCQIHSRKVVNLNFIDRISSSNRRTIILKNNVEMKISRSRYYQLKYMLKSKK, via the coding sequence ATGTTTATAGGGTTATCTGAAAAGAAAATTGTAATTGTTGATAATGATTATAATAATTATAATATTTTTCTAGATGAAATTATTTGTGCGTATTATGATGATGAGAAGATTACAATAGAGACGGTTGACAAAGTTATAAATTATTCTTTGACTGATGAGTCAAAAGTTATTTTTAACCAAATGACATTTTCAAATAGCTTATGCCAAATTCATTCTAGAAAGGTTGTTAACTTGAATTTCATTGATAGGATTTCTTCTTCAAACAGAAGAACTATCATATTGAAAAATAATGTAGAAATGAAAATTTCAAGGAGTAGATATTATCAATTGAAATACATGCTGAAAAGCAAAAAATAG
- a CDS encoding transposase — MKSRRKFTPEFKAKVALAAIKEQKTIAILAQEFDLSPTQINTWKREFLNNASSLFKKNSDRKEATDSLEKEKETLYSKIGQLQVEVDFLKKALS; from the coding sequence ATGAAAAGCAGAAGAAAATTTACCCCTGAATTCAAAGCAAAAGTGGCATTAGCCGCTATCAAAGAGCAGAAAACAATCGCAATTTTAGCACAAGAATTTGATCTGAGCCCTACTCAAATCAACACTTGGAAACGCGAGTTTTTGAATAATGCCTCTTCCCTTTTTAAAAAAAATAGCGATCGAAAAGAAGCCACGGATAGCTTGGAAAAGGAAAAAGAAACGCTCTACTCCAAAATAGGCCAACTTCAAGTTGAAGTGGATTTTTTAAAGAAAGCCTTATCGTAA
- a CDS encoding NAD(P)H-dependent oxidoreductase: MSLMESLKWRSAVRNFDLAKKVSKNDLESLLEAGNLTATSMGLQPFKIVVVDNEELQKQMVSLSYNQQQVADASHILIFAIDTNVNQENIDAYIDRVVEVRGVKEEDLEGYKNSVSNYLSMMDQDTKLQWATKQAYIALGTVMTVASELKIDSCAMEGFDSLQYQELLNLGSKELMPVVILPIGYRSDKEQMASLPKVRKTRDNFVIEINESEPVEFK, encoded by the coding sequence ATGAGTTTAATGGAATCACTAAAGTGGAGATCAGCGGTAAGAAATTTTGATCTCGCGAAAAAAGTAAGCAAGAATGATTTGGAATCCCTTTTAGAAGCTGGAAATTTGACGGCCACATCTATGGGACTTCAGCCTTTTAAAATAGTGGTTGTGGATAATGAAGAGCTTCAAAAACAGATGGTCTCATTGTCTTATAATCAACAACAAGTAGCTGATGCTTCTCATATATTAATTTTTGCCATTGATACGAATGTAAATCAAGAGAATATTGACGCTTATATTGATAGAGTGGTTGAAGTAAGGGGAGTGAAAGAAGAGGATCTTGAAGGATATAAGAATTCGGTGAGCAATTATCTCTCAATGATGGATCAAGATACGAAACTTCAGTGGGCTACAAAACAGGCGTATATTGCATTAGGCACTGTCATGACCGTGGCCTCGGAATTGAAAATAGATTCTTGCGCTATGGAAGGGTTTGATTCTCTACAGTATCAAGAATTATTGAATCTTGGATCAAAAGAATTAATGCCGGTAGTGATATTGCCTATCGGCTATAGATCGGATAAAGAGCAAATGGCTAGTTTGCCTAAAGTGAGAAAAACAAGAGACAACTTTGTCATTGAAATAAACGAAAGCGAACCTGTGGAATTTAAGTGA
- a CDS encoding DUF2071 domain-containing protein, translating into MNFLKDHPFAVEAHFDSSLVLTFAVPKEQLQDLIPTCLELDTFQDKWAFIAIAMVQTKGLRPKGFPRFMGNDFFLIGYRVFVRYTNRAGKRLRGLYIIKSQTDKKKMELMGNIFTHYNYTTTDIEQTIENELRMIRSNQSKFEILIEQTEDEIKIPENSPFTDWKDARKFAGPLPHTFTVNEKDQTILTILGVRQNWKPEPVKVKSYHFDFLNHLNLQGIVLANAFEIKNIPYYWEKGRKESWK; encoded by the coding sequence ATGAACTTTTTAAAAGACCATCCTTTTGCTGTCGAAGCTCACTTCGACAGTTCGCTTGTATTGACATTTGCTGTCCCCAAAGAGCAACTTCAGGATTTGATTCCTACTTGTCTTGAACTCGATACTTTTCAAGACAAATGGGCATTTATTGCGATTGCTATGGTGCAAACGAAAGGGCTTAGACCAAAAGGTTTTCCAAGATTCATGGGGAATGATTTCTTTTTGATCGGCTATCGAGTATTTGTTCGATATACCAATAGAGCCGGCAAAAGGTTGAGGGGATTGTATATTATCAAATCACAGACCGATAAGAAGAAGATGGAGCTTATGGGCAACATCTTCACGCATTATAATTATACGACTACGGATATCGAACAGACTATTGAGAATGAGCTCAGAATGATCAGATCAAATCAGTCCAAGTTTGAAATTCTAATCGAGCAGACGGAAGATGAGATAAAAATTCCTGAAAATTCGCCATTTACTGATTGGAAAGACGCTCGAAAGTTTGCGGGGCCTTTGCCACATACATTTACAGTCAATGAAAAGGACCAAACGATACTCACGATCTTAGGCGTCAGACAGAATTGGAAACCTGAGCCTGTAAAAGTGAAAAGTTATCATTTTGATTTTTTGAACCATTTGAATCTGCAGGGGATAGTGTTGGCCAATGCTTTTGAGATAAAAAATATACCTTATTATTGGGAGAAAGGCAGGAAAGAGTCATGGAAATAA
- a CDS encoding methyltransferase domain-containing protein: protein MEIKRRNFQGVLNILSFNRHFYVFGFIALTLIVASQYLLDWNMGLFWLVIFGFIYGLGMPLIVSAYVYDLSGFYHFDWLKKMNLEDSDEKFNLNINAGFDETSFILKNILPKSNLQVYDFYNAEQHTEPAIVRARKVSMFYPNTQEIDSDKIPLEESSVDNIFLLSAIHEIRDHEEKVAFLKECRRVCKPDGNVIMVEHLRDFPNFIAFTIGFTHFFSSATWQRAFREAGFLSINEAKFTPFMSVFDCR from the coding sequence ATGGAAATAAAAAGAAGAAATTTTCAGGGAGTGCTAAATATTTTGAGTTTCAACAGGCATTTTTATGTGTTTGGGTTTATCGCTTTAACCCTGATCGTTGCGAGCCAATATCTTTTGGATTGGAATATGGGGTTATTTTGGCTGGTGATTTTTGGATTCATCTATGGACTTGGCATGCCTTTGATTGTGTCGGCTTATGTGTATGATCTTTCTGGATTTTATCATTTTGATTGGTTGAAAAAAATGAATCTTGAAGATTCTGACGAGAAATTCAATTTGAACATTAATGCCGGCTTTGACGAGACGAGTTTCATCCTCAAAAATATCTTGCCGAAATCGAATCTTCAAGTTTATGATTTTTATAATGCAGAACAACACACCGAACCAGCTATCGTCAGGGCGAGAAAAGTGAGTATGTTCTATCCAAATACACAAGAAATAGATTCAGATAAGATTCCTTTGGAAGAAAGCTCCGTGGATAATATATTTTTGCTTTCAGCGATACACGAGATACGGGATCATGAGGAAAAGGTCGCTTTTTTGAAAGAATGCAGAAGAGTTTGCAAGCCTGATGGCAATGTGATCATGGTCGAACATTTGAGGGATTTTCCAAATTTCATAGCATTTACGATTGGTTTTACTCATTTCTTTTCAAGCGCGACTTGGCAAAGGGCATTTAGAGAAGCAGGATTTTTATCGATCAACGAAGCGAAGTTCACGCCTTTTATGTCGGTGTTTGATTGTAGATAA
- a CDS encoding DoxX-like family protein, protein MTNKQLHTASTIIISLVWFANGLFCKVLNFVPRHEQIVARILGVDYSRPLTMLIGMSEIMMAIWAFSKFKSRLNAILQILVVACMNILEFILVPDLLLWGKLNSMFALFFIGFVYYNEFVLNQKLLEQTETSHKIHSS, encoded by the coding sequence TTGACCAACAAACAACTACACACAGCATCGACAATCATCATTTCTTTAGTCTGGTTTGCCAACGGGCTTTTTTGCAAAGTCTTAAATTTTGTGCCTCGTCACGAGCAGATTGTCGCAAGGATATTAGGAGTAGATTATTCCAGGCCTTTGACTATGCTTATAGGTATGTCGGAAATCATGATGGCTATCTGGGCATTTAGCAAATTCAAGTCAAGACTTAACGCCATTTTGCAAATCCTCGTAGTGGCATGCATGAATATTTTAGAATTTATACTTGTCCCGGATCTTTTGCTTTGGGGTAAGCTTAACTCAATGTTTGCATTATTTTTCATTGGATTTGTTTATTATAATGAATTCGTACTGAATCAAAAATTACTAGAACAGACTGAAACCTCTCATAAAATACACTCATCATGA